The stretch of DNA ATATCTAGCATTGAACTCACTCCATCCTTAAAGTTCTTAATCCAATCTAGCACAGAATCCTCAGTTGCCTCCGGTGGTGTGGAGATTCCTTCCGCTGGTTCAACGACTCTTTGTCGTTTTTTTGATACTGGATCCTCATCAGAGTCTATGGGCAGATCTGCAGGTTTCTTGTGGCAGTTGGACATAGTATCCGAGGGAGACACCCCAATCTCTTGCATTGTCAAGCAGACCTTGATATGTGAATAACTTACCTGTCATTATACAAAGCATATTTGagtgattatatataattatatatgtattgtacttaTGGAAAAATGTTCAAGGTTGTATTGTAAGCTTACATCTTCTGGTAATTCATTCTTTATAGGCTTCAACTTTTCTTTCGAGCCAACCTTTAAAATGGCACTCTGAATATCTGACAACACTTCGTGTGTTAGTCCGATCTCTTGGCAAAATCTCATCCAATCCATTGCCAACCCTTCTCGGGCCGCATCGAGTATGTAGTCAATAACAGTTTGTTCTTTTATAGGAGCTGACCTACCTGGGAAGTTctatgaagaaaaaagaaaaagccaGAGAATGAAATACAAATCCAGAAAAATTATGTTAgtgtaattatgaaataaaaacttacagcaattttctctattttgagACCATCTTCCATCCACATTTTCCAAGCCTCAAACTTTGCTGGTGTTAACTTTCTCTGTTGATTGGACACCCCTTGTTGATCGGACACTGGATAGACTTTTCTGGTAATAGCAGTTTGTAAGTTTGCTTCTCCATCCAAGGAAAGGCTAAGACGGTGTGATAGCTGCTGAATAACTTGAAGAAAACGATCTCCGTGTTTCGTTACCAAGTGCTGCAACATTAGCTCAGTTAAGATTTCATTCAGCATCAAGTTAAGTTTCAAGTCAAGACCTTGAAGAACTCATGACCTCAATGACAAATGGTAAAAATGTGCATGATgcaatagaaaaattattctaatttgtgGATTGCTTTGTCATTTCTCCCACCCTGAAGAGATACCTGGTTGACACCGTCGATGTTTGCTAAGCGTGCTCTCGTAGATGGTCGAGTCAATGCAATTCTTTTCATTGTCTGGTCGCCACATATGGCATATCTACAAAGGATTATAAAGAACAGATCAATTTCCCGAAACCAGCTCTAGGAAATATgtcaaaacaaaaattttaacgACCAATGACTTGGACAGTATTATTGTGAAAGAGAAGGGTAAAACCCTCACGGAGCTGTTCCAAGCTCCTTCGCAAGTTTCATTCTTTCTTCTAAAAGCATGTGGTAAAATTTTGCCTCAGTCTGTAAAAAATAATGTGCCAAAGTGAATATCTGAAGTGAAGCAGGAGTGGCAGATAAAGGAAATAATCAATTAACAAAAGTACTAATAGTACACCAACCTCAGAAAATCCTTCACTCTCCAAAGTACCCAAACTTTTAATTTCTCCATTGCCAGCAACGCTTTTATTTTCCTCATCGTCCATCATTTCACTGGTCACTGACAGAACCAGGGGTGGTTGATAATCAGGTGTGGCAGAACTAAGAAACTGTTCCCCTTTTGGACTCACTCTGATAAATGATGAATAAACTAAATTTAATAACTGAAAGCATACACCACATGCAGCTTTGAATGAAATTTAGATGGAAAACTGTGCACCTTATAGTTTTGAACACATCAGTTACAGTTTCCGTCAAATAATCTGTATGAATTACAATCTCAAGTTATAAACAGGTCAATTACAAAAACCAATTTTATCAGCATAAACCAAAGATAACTTAAATAACACCCATCCCAGCATTCAGGGCAAGTGTCAACGCAATATGATGTAAGCAGTTTCAAAAAATTTACTAATGCTTTGCTAATTATTTGATAGTTATCAAGCTACTGCAGTATTCAAGCTCTAAGTAAtttattagataaaaaaaaaaaagctctgAGTATTTTATAATGGTGGTCAACCCAAATCAACTACAGTATTAGAAGTGTAATCTCTATACCGTTAGAAATTAACTGATGAGCTAGAGCTTTCCACCAATTTGCAGAATAATCCTTGCCAAGGCCATGAAGTGGAAGCCTGTCAAACTGAGCATCCAAAATCTTTTTTGCCTGCACCAACAGTACAAGgacaaatcaaagaaaaagagGGGATGGGGAAACTCATAATACATCAATTGTACACCTTTATTTATTAAGGAACAGTACAGTATGAACCTAAGTATGTATATCATTACACTATTTCAAGCTAGTAGCAAgctacttaaaaaataaaaaaaaaattaaaaaaaaaaactagtagaAAATTGAATTGCAAAACTTCTCATGGATAAATCTAATTTTAggcaaaaataattttcaaagttAGCCTACCCTATAACTTCTGTTGCTCAAGGATTTTCCATATGCCAGATTAGCAACTAAATTATTTACTAGTTTTCTTTAAAGGTGGCAAGTTCTGCATTGGTTAAATTGCAAGCAAACAACTTTTTTCAAGTGCGAATGGGGAAATAACAGGGCGACCTTCAaagctataaaataaaaatgtctAGACATGTTAGTCTCTAAGCACTAAAGATTCCCCCAAGGTAAACAAACTTTAGACtccataaaaataacaacatgCAACACTGGGCCAACGATAAACAATTTAGAATCAAAAAGCAAATActgtgaaaaaaaattacaagtaaAAAGAAATAACATATAAGTAAAGTGGATAAGAATAATATGTACCAatatacacttcaaattataaCAAATCTACCATCCTATTCCCTACTGATGAAACTTACACGAGAACCACGGAGAATGTCAACAGGCATATTCAAGCCCCATCTCCCCTTGCACGATCGAATACAGGCCAGTAGAAGGAATGCTTCTCTGGACATGTCACGCTCATTCTTTGAACTAAGGCAATTATCACAATTTCCTGAAAACATAATAACAGCCAATAATGAGAAACGTTTTAAACATTAATGCAGAAGATATTGTGCTAGTAGTGTGGTAATTAAGCTGAAACAACAATGTCAACTACatttacataattattaaatCATTGGAAAAAAACAATCTCAATGTTCAGAAGTCATATTAACTCATAATTGATTTTTCTATTATAATATTACTCACCCTATATTATCAAATATTGATGGTATTTTTACAGATACATTGCTATGTAAGCTAAGGTTGGTACTATTTCTAAATGTTTAAAATAACTCCTATTAATATTGAGCTATAGACCAAATAATATCAAAACCTTAACCAGGGCAGCACAGTATTCAAGCTAAgaaatccatatgtttcccgtaAAAGCCCAGTATTAGCAGCTGTTGATGAAATCAATAATGTTAAAAAGCTAAAAGCCCCCCAAAAAGAACTAGAGATGTAGAATAACtcgcaaaataaaaaattgctaAGAAGAAATTATATTTGAGTTCCTGTAACAAATCAAGACTctagatattaaaaaaaatctagaaaagACAACAATTCCAATGCAAAAGGTGAAAGGAAGCAAAATCCAACCACAGTTATCGGCCGGATAATTCTCCCCAAAATGTTTAAGCAAGAACGTTCTTCTGCATGTAGTCAACAAACAATAGCGTTGTGCAGCCATCAGTGACTCCATGACAGCTTTTCGCTGAGTTGCCTGGTGAACAGCACCCATAAGTACTCTCATATGACAGTGATAAACCCACAGAAGCAATTGTTAATAGAACTTGCTTACTTAAAATGCTAAGTGAATTAACAATTCAATTTATACAATCTGTATATAAGGCAATCAACTTATTAAGAAGCTATAAAGCAAATCAACTGAGAGAAAAGGATGTGTACTGTGTGCGATTCAGCTGTATAGAAGTCTCCTTTTGCAAAATCACTTCTTGTGTAGTAAAGCCAGCAGATAGATGGCACACCATCTCTCCCACAACGACCACTTTCCTGGTAGTAGCATTCTAGACTTTTGGGACAACCATAATGAATTACTTGTCTAATGTCCGGCTTATCTATTCCCATACCAAAAGCAATAGTAGCAACCATGACATGCAATTCGTCTCTTATAAATAATCTGGAAAGAgttgagaaaatgaaaaaatggTATTATTATGTCTGATAAACATCATAGCAACCCTATGGCAATGAAAGAACCGAAGCATCCACTCCACAGCATGTATTCATGACATAAGAATGATGAAATCTGCTACGCAAATATACATAAAATGAAAGTTGGAACCTGTGGGACTCAGCACGAGCTTTATTATTCATTTGTCCATGATAAATTCCAGCCTTGATACCCACATCCTGAAGTGACTTGAATATCTAAGGAAAAAAAAGGTGAATAGAGTTAACAAAACAAAGTGATTTGAAAATACAACCGGGAACAAGATAAATCTTACAAACAGCCTACAAAAATCTGAAGACAAGTCATGTTAAACCTATAGTGGCTGTGCTtgtaaaaaaacatatatacttATCTCTATTGTCTAGTAAAAGAAACAACATAGGTGAACTACAACATGTAACAGATGAAAAATCCCATTTCACAAAAATGTAGGCATGTAAAAAAACGAACCTGCTCAACATCCTTAACTGTCGTGCAATAAATAATGGTTGAACCAGCACTAGCTAcatattttgcaatttctttaacAAGCTCATCTACAGATGATTGACCGCgattaaataacttgacaccaTAGAAGAGATTGTGCCTGTCAAATGAGCCTATAGAGACAACAGGGTCTTTCATCTTTAGAGAGTTAATGATATCATTTCGAACCCTGAAATAATGcattaaaaataatcaaataaatatataaacccTCATTCTCCAATCACAACTAGAAGTAGGCTACTCTTAAATTAAGATTTGACCAAACATGATGATTAGGTACATGTTTAAAAGAtaatttcaaaagaaacaaaATAGTCTAattgagagagagggagagagagagatactTTTCAGTAGCAGTTGCAGTTAGGGCAACAAATGGAACGTTCACAAGAATACCCCGCAACTTGTCTAACTGCTTGTATTCCACCCTGTAAATCAAAAAGGACAAACTCCTCAAGTAATGATGGTGTGAAAAATATGGAAAACGGTGTATTAGTCCACAGTGATGTAGACAAGAAATGGAAAAACCTTCATGATCAAAAACCAAAGacaataaaataaagtaatagaaaaccttaataacaaatcaaaaaactgAAGAAAGTACTCTGAATggtaattgaaatttaaaaattcaaattacataaAACATTTAAAGATCATAAGTTGATAACATATATTTCCAATTGAAAATTGGTTAAATTGATCACAAAAAATAGCCTTTTGCAAAGAGAAatttaatcaaattaatttgaataaCCAATATACATGTTTAAGATTGCCGAATCTTATCAATCATCTAGGGACCATAATGACGGCAGACTCTCTACCAATTCCAACTTATAGTCCCAATTTCGATAGTACAGATTACAGAAGCAAATTTATCTAATGCATTAGTAGATTCCAAAGGCAGAGGCCAAATTTCTGAGAAGTCCAAGTTGGAAAGTAATAGGCAAACGTGATTACCTGAAATCATGCCCCCACTCTGATATACAATGAGCCTCATCAACAGCGAACAAACAAATTCCCACATTAAGCAAATTTGACCAGAAGCTGAAAATGAAACCAAAATCATGACACTAATTCGTGTAAAAAAAGTCATCCAACATTATATAATGTCACAAAAATGTCTACTCTTGTTTATAACTATCCACAATGATTTGTTACTATATACACCAACTCAATTACTAATGAAAAAATCACTATTTCCTTCTCTCATTTTAAGAATTTTAAAacataatttccaacaaggctAAGATACCTTTTAAAATGTATTTGCAACTTATTTTCATTAGGTAGATTTGAAGGGCTAAACACACAAAAAAGTATTACACTACCAAACCTAAATGCATTGCATATGTTCATTCAAGTTTAGATGTATCCTGCAAATGATGTACATATAACAGTTCAAAACACTGATCTCCAAGATAGTGGCACGTCATTAATGCAAAAACCAATTATACCTGCTAGGAATCAAGCATGCCTTTTCAGGAGTCATATATAAGATATTGAAATGACCATTCTCGGCTTTCTTCTGGACAGATTGATCAGTCTGAGCACTTCCAAGGAACTCAGCTTTAATGCCCCGTTCTTTCAAAGCCATCACCTAATAATGCGAAATGAAAGAAATGCTCTAATCTCAAATTTGTAACCCAATGATGTCTGAACATTGAACACGAATAATTCGCTGCAAACTTACTTGATCTTGCATCAAAGATATAAGAGGACTCACTACAATTCCAGTCTTTCCAGCAATCAAGGGAGGTACCTGATAACTATAGTCCCAAAATTAATCGAAC from Cannabis sativa cultivar Pink pepper isolate KNU-18-1 chromosome 2, ASM2916894v1, whole genome shotgun sequence encodes:
- the LOC115721363 gene encoding uncharacterized protein LOC115721363; protein product: MSLLPASKPIFSTSKLRTTMESILKNYFGYSSFRPYQKEVIENILEKKDCMVVMATGSGKSLCYQVPPLIAGKTGIVVSPLISLMQDQVMALKERGIKAEFLGSAQTDQSVQKKAENGHFNILYMTPEKACLIPSSFWSNLLNVGICLFAVDEAHCISEWGHDFRVEYKQLDKLRGILVNVPFVALTATATEKVRNDIINSLKMKDPVVSIGSFDRHNLFYGVKLFNRGQSSVDELVKEIAKYVASAGSTIIYCTTVKDVEQIFKSLQDVGIKAGIYHGQMNNKARAESHRLFIRDELHVMVATIAFGMGIDKPDIRQVIHYGCPKSLECYYQESGRCGRDGVPSICWLYYTRSDFAKGDFYTAESHTATQRKAVMESLMAAQRYCLLTTCRRTFLLKHFGENYPADNCGNCDNCLSSKNERDMSREAFLLLACIRSCKGRWGLNMPVDILRGSRAKKILDAQFDRLPLHGLGKDYSANWWKALAHQLISNDYLTETVTDVFKTIRVSPKGEQFLSSATPDYQPPLVLSVTSEMMDDEENKSVAGNGEIKSLGTLESEGFSETEAKFYHMLLEERMKLAKELGTAPYAICGDQTMKRIALTRPSTRARLANIDGVNQHLVTKHGDRFLQVIQQLSHRLSLSLDGEANLQTAITRKVYPVSDQQGVSNQQRKLTPAKFEAWKMWMEDGLKIEKIANFPGRSAPIKEQTVIDYILDAAREGLAMDWMRFCQEIGLTHEVLSDIQSAILKVGSKEKLKPIKNELPEDVSYSHIKVCLTMQEIGVSPSDTMSNCHKKPADLPIDSDEDPVSKKRQRVVEPAEGISTPPEATEDSVLDWIKNFKDGVTLSDIVKHFNGSQEESINELICSLEAEFLIYKKNNVYKIM